Proteins from one Primulina huaijiensis isolate GDHJ02 chromosome 18, ASM1229523v2, whole genome shotgun sequence genomic window:
- the LOC140965306 gene encoding O-fucosyltransferase 10-like — MASKPANGSHCYKYCSPEQPTAANSRRKLHVHCNHRRRGGVFYLIFPGVFHRRYLLLLTVLYIVGLTLCARPLLTILNPPPPLPPGSLYRSHELFSKLWPEIQADNASTVELDNLWRYKRKGKEQKPCSNATARLQPVSSELQRYLIVDANGGLNQQRASICNAVAVAGLLNATLVIPRFDLHNIWKDPSVFADIYDEDHFISTLEDYVTVVRDLPKDLIESYDFNISDIPNFRVYSWASARYYLDEVYPVLQENRVIRISPFANRLATSIPPHIQYLRCLANYKALRFSSTILNLAREIVSRMTSKSLAAGGKYVSVHIRFEEDMVAFSCCEYDGGEAEKSEMDAIREKGWGKKFKRKNRVFEPELNRINGRCPMTPLEVGMMLRGMGFSNETPIYLASGKIYNAERNLEPLRKMFPLLQTKESLVTADELNAFQGFSSRLAALDYMVCLSSEVFVTTHGGNFPHFLMGHRRFLYNGHAKTITPDKTKLVVIVQNTSISWDSFKDHMELMLAESDRKSIMVPRVKKSTRKGSIYLNPLPECRCLWESQNSSTPPDLYS; from the exons ATGGCTTCAAAGCCTGCAAATGGCAGCCATTGTTATAAGTACTGTAGCCCTGAACAACCCACAGCGGCAAACAGCCGCCGGAAGCTTCATGTCCACTGTAATCACCGTCGGCGTGGGGGGGTCTTCTACTTGATATTTCCCGGTGTTTTCCACCGTAGGTACCTTCTTCTCTTGACGGTGCTGTACATTGTCGGCCTCACACTCTGTGCAAGACCGTTGCTGACTATCCTGAACCCTCCTCCGCCGCTGCCTCCGGGATCACTGTATCGCAGCCACGAGCTTTTTTCGAAACTATGGCCGGAAATTCAGGCTGATAATGCTTCTACGGTTGAG CTAGACAATCTGTGGAGGTACAAAAGGAAGGGGAAAGAGCAGAAACCTTGCTCCAATGCTACTGCTCGCCTGCAACCCG tgTCCTCGGAGCTTCAACGATATCTGATTGTGGATGCTAATGGTGGCCTGAACCAACAACGTGCATCG ATTTGCAATGCAGTGGCCGTGGCTGGACTCTTGAATGCAACACTAGTCATTCCTCGCTTTGATCTACACAATATTTGGAAGGATCCGAG TGTGTTTGCTGATATTTATGATGAGGATCACTTTATATCCACACTTGAAGATTATGTTACGGTGGTTCGTGATCTTCCTAAAGATTTGATAGAGAGTTATGACTTTAACATCAGTGATATACCAAATTTTCGAGTCTATTCTTGGGCATCCGCTCGGTATTATTTGGATGAGGTTTATCCTGTCCTGCAAGAAAACAG GGTCATTCGAATTTCTCCTTTTGCAAACCGATTAGCCACAAGCATTCCACCTCATATTCAATATTTGAGATGCTTGGCAAACTACAAAGCTCTTAGATTCTCTTCAACCATACTGAATCTTGCAAGAGAGATAGTGAGCAGAATGACTAGTAAGAGCTTGGCAGCTGGCGGGAAGTATGTTTCAGTTCATATCCGATTCGAAGAG GACATGGTGGCCTTCTCGTGTTGCGAGTATGATGGAGGGGAAGCTGAAAAATCTGAAATGGATGCAATACGTGAAAAGGGGTGGGGGAAAAAGTTCAAACGTAAAAACCGAGTTTTTGAACCTGAACTTAACCGCATCAATGGAAGGTGCCCCATGACCCCATTGGAG GTTGGAATGATGCTAAGGGGTATGGGATTTTCGAATGAGACCCCAATTTATCTTGCCTCTGGAAAAATTTACAACGCGGAGAGAAACTTAGAGCCTCTTCGGAAAATGTTTCCTCTCCTACAGACTAAGGAATCTCTTGTAACAGCAGATGAGCTTAATGCATTCCAG ggattttcttcgcgCCTAGCTGCGTTGGACTACATGGTATGCCTGTCAAGTGAAGTTTTTGTAACCACTCATGGCGGAAACTTCCCTCATTTTTTGATGGGCCACAGAAGGTTCCTCTACAATGGACATGCTAAAACTATCACGCCGGACAAAACCAAACTCGTAGTCATAGTACAAAACACAAGCATAAG TTGGGATTCTTTTAAGGATCATATGGAATTGATGCTTGCCGAAAGTGATCGCAAGAGTATAATGGTGCCTCGAGTAAAGAAGTCAACAAGAAAGGGCTCTATATACTTGAATCCTTTGCCGGAATGCAGGTGCCTTTGGGAATCACAGAATTCAAGCACCCCACCAGACTTGTACTCGTGA